The Aedes aegypti strain LVP_AGWG chromosome 3, AaegL5.0 Primary Assembly, whole genome shotgun sequence genome contains a region encoding:
- the LOC5578663 gene encoding sodium-dependent nutrient amino acid transporter 1 — translation MARSNPAYVHDARPQDLGFGHNYHEKLPSTISAVSFSKQPIQNGTTKDTAPAMSVSKPNKALRDKWGKDIEFLLSCIALSVGLGNVWRFPFTALENGGGAFVIPYLIVLLLVGRPIYYLEMLIGQFSSRGAIEVYDAAPAMRGIGYGQIYSTFIVMTYYASIMGITVRYLIASFGDPLPWGECRDSWNATCIDSSLAVNSAENTTEKKISSAELFFEVEVLNETPSLDDGIGTPNWKLVVCLLVPWTCICLILIKGIKSSGKASYFLAIFPYIVMLVLLIRACTLEGANKGMLYFIKPQWDRILEAKVWYAAVTQVFFSLTVCFGNVLMYSSYNRFSNNVYRDVTIVSILDTCTSLLAGLIVFGVVGHLAHALNAPDIDKVVRGGPGLAFITYPDAIAKFKFWPQFFAIAFFLMLFVLGIGSNVGMATTIMTVVRDRFPHLRAWRVALVIAVIGYSVGIIYTTPGGQYLLDFLDFYGASFVALVLAVFEMLTFAWIYGVGRICRDIEFMLGIKTGLYWRLCWGFITPTMLTAILVYHIATYKPFTFNGYVFTSGMYAFGWCVFAVGVLQLPCWAVYAVLKRKEPSWKNRILSCFRPLHHWGPEDPELNAKYHESVYKYDQTVPVGRSLLRKMVDNVFQ, via the exons ATGGCTCGATCAAACCCAGCATACGTCCACGATGCACGTCCGCAGGATCTAGGCTTCGGTCACAACTACCACGAAAAACTACCGTCCACCATCAGTGCTGTGTCCTTCTCGAAGCAACCGATCCAGAACGGCACCACCAAGGACACGGCCCCCGCGATGAGCGTGTCAAAGCCCAACAAAGCCCTACGGGACAAATGGGGCAAAGATATCGAATTCCTGCTATCGTGCATTGCCCTATCGGTGGGACTGGGCAACGTGTGGAGGTTCCCATTTACGGCCCTGGAAAACGGTGGCGGAGCGTTTGTGATACCCTATCTCATCGTGCTACTGTTGGTAGGGCGGCCAATCTACTATCTGGAGATGTTGATCGGACAGTTCTCCAGCCGGGGTGCTATCGAAGTGTATGACGCGGCGCCGGCTATGCGAGGTATTGGATATGGACAAATCTACTCGACTTTCATCGTGATGACTTACTACGCGTCGATAATGGGCATTACGGTGCGATACCTGATAGCGTCGTTCGGTGACCCACTGCCGTGGGGTGAGTGCCGGGACAGTTGGAATGCTACGTGTATCGATTCGAGTTTGGCGGTCAATTCTGCTGAGAATACAACGGAAAAGAAGATTTCGTCGGCGGAGCTGTTCTTTGA GGTTGAGGTCCTGAATGAAACACCTTCACTGGACGACGGTATTGGAACTCCTAACTGGAAATTAGTAGTATGTCTTCTAGTTCCTTGGACATGCATTTGTCTTATATTAATCAAAG GAATCAAGAGTTCCGGAAAGGCATCCTACTTCCTAGCTATTTTTCCGTACATTGTGATGCTGGTGTTGCTGATTCGAGCATGTACTCTGGAAGGTGCCAACAAGGGTATGCTGTACTTTATAAAACCACAGTGGGATCGAATCCTAGAGGCTAAAGTATGGTATGCCGCTGTAACGCAGGTGTTTTTCTCACTGACTGTGTGCTTCGGCAATGTTCTGATGTATTCTTCGTACAATCGGTTCTCCAACAATGTCTACAG GGACGTAACCATTGTTTCCATACTGGATACGTGCACCTCTCTGCTCGCCGGGTTAATCGTGTTCGGTGTCGTTGGTCACTTAGCGCACGCGTTGAATGCTCCGGACATAGACAAGGTAGTCCGAGGTGGTCCCGGACTGGCATTCATCACCTACCCAGATGCAATTGCCAAGTTCAAATTTTGGCCACAGTTCTTTGCAATTGCATTCTTCCTTATGTTGTTCGTACTTGGAATTGGGAGCAATGTGGGAATGGCAACCACCATCATGACCGTGGTTCGAGACCGGTTTCCACATCTAAGGGCATGGCGGGTGGCCCTTGTAATTGCTGTCATCGGATACAGTGTTGGCATCATCTATACCACTCCCGGAGGACAGTATTTACTGGATTTCTTGGATTTCTATGGAGCTTCGTTTGTGGCGTTGGTTTTGGCAGTGTTTGAAATGCTTACCTTCGCTTGGATCTACGGCGTTGGACGAATCTGTCGGGATATCGAGTTTATGCTGGGCATCAAGACGGGTTTATATTGGAGACTATGCTGGGGGTTTATCACTCCTACAATGCTAACTGCCATTTTAGTCTATCACATTGCCACGTACAAACCGTTTACGTTTAATGGCTATGTATTCACGAGTGGAATGTATG CATTTGGCTGGTGCGTTTTCGCGGTCGGAGTTCTTCAATTACCTTGCTGGGCAGTGTACGCAGTGCTGAAGCGGAAGGAACCTTCATGGAAGAATCGAATCCTGAGTTGTTTCAGACCGCTGCACCACTGGGGACCGGAGGATCCCGAGTTGAACGCAAAATATCATGAATCGGTTTACAAGTACGATCAAACGGTTCCAGTGGGACGAAGTTTACTTAGGAAAATGGTGGACAATGTTTTCCAATAA